One genomic window of Fusarium keratoplasticum isolate Fu6.1 chromosome 3, whole genome shotgun sequence includes the following:
- a CDS encoding Methyltransf-25 domain-containing protein yields MSQKPAPTAIDHFDSAAAQYEASTGGCTRELARLLLDIPPLESIYQPNAVVLDNACGTGIVAEEIILRARRTNANVPSIHAVDPAPNMVEISRKKLDVLGASATSSTAVMPGEKLEFQDGMFTHSITNLGILFFTDGDAGAKQIYRTLKPGGVAVVTSWAVLGYLEVIRPAQSAVRPDDPPFKLPIPETWFDPASVQKCLKDGGFANVTVSESIVHYGAPSAEDLLDLTLNSFKMLWKDWSEDDQNKFRQVAREKIDETSCSYTMNDGSQGVGVPMTAIVAVCQK; encoded by the coding sequence ATGTCGCAGAAACCCGCACCCACGGCCATCGACCACTTCGACTCAGCGGCCGCGCAGTATGAAGCCTCCACTGGTGGATGCACTCGAGAACTAGCTCGGTTGCTTCTCGACATTCCGCCGCTCGAGAGTATCTACCAGCCAAATGCGGTCGTGCTTGACAATGCATGCGGGACAGGCATCGTGGCTGAGGAAATCATCCTGCGTGCTCGCCGAACAAACGCAAATGTGCCCAGTATTCACGCCGTCGACCCTGCTCCCAATATGGTCGAGATCTCTCGCAAGAAGCTAGATGTTCTTGGAGCATCTGCAACTTCAAGCACCGCCGTAATGCCTGGCGAAAAGCTGGAGTTCCAGGATGGGATGTTTACCCACAGCATCACAAACCTAggcatcctcttcttcacagATGGAGACGCGGGGGCAAAGCAGATATATCGCACTCTGAAGCCTGGCGGTGTTGCCGTGGTTACTTCTTGGGCTGTTCTCGGCTATCTAGAGGTAATTCGCCCAGCCCAGAGTGCAGTGCGGCCAGACGATCCACCATTCAAGCTACCCATTCCAGAGACATGGTTTGATCCGGCTTCGGTTCAAAAGTGCCTGAAAGACGGCGGGTTTGCAAATGTCACCGTCTCTGAAAGTATTGTTCACTACGGCGCGCCATCTGCAGAGGACTTGCTGGACCTGACCCTGAACTCGTTCAAGATGCTTTGGAAGGACTGGTCGGAAGATGACCAGAACAAATTTCGTCAAGTGGCTCGTGAAAAGATCGACGAGACATCTTGTTCCTACACTATGAATGATGGAAGTCAGGGCGTAGGCGTTCCTATGACAGCTATTGTTGCGGTCTGCCAGAAGTGA
- a CDS encoding Zn(2)-C6 fungal-type domain-containing protein — protein MGTDAPTSTVAMAEAALCGQHQPQKAAKRKPVPGKGFAKTRRGCFNCKRRRVKCSECRPECQGCRRLGMHCVYPATTLPQVRHAIASTTSRVNLSLDHLRFFHHFLIEAYPPHPHASSAVWQDVAALSHEYDFLASSLLALAAQHLTLFNQADYSVQALDLRVSAINGLNHALSRPCRTAAEADARYAAVIALTFQSSYMSDGMMDFLAMMRGWMLIQTTLVADHTKSMFCTFTRESFVGSMERHIEQHEDAGNDTLIQDCLASLKTVEPLCRGNAERRYWSMLERLAHLSTVSPRNAFLEMVPCYALTNKMTDDEYTGFTDPSNHVAQVLLAHFLMLDHVLETCFSETTTRHFAFSKGITQAWINNIASALPKSFQKYMMWPLGLARGFGESPC, from the exons ATGGGAACCGATGCACCCACGTCAACTGtggccatggccgaggcAGCGCTTTGTGGGCAACACCAACCACAAAAGGCGGCGAAACGCAAACCGGTCCCTGGCAAGGGATTCGCGAagacgagaagaggctgTTTTAACTGCAAGCGGCGTCGAGTAAAATGTTCCGAGTGTCGCCCCGAGTGTCAAGGTTGTCGACGGCTGGGCATGCACTGTGTCTACCCAGCAACCACCCTGCCTCAAGTTCGCCACGCGATAGCATCTACCACTTCAAGAGTCAACCTATCTCTTGACCATCTAAGGTTCTTCCATCATTTTCTTATTGAAGCATATCCACCACATCCGCATGCTTCGTCAGCTGTATGGCAGGACGTCGCTGCACTGTCGCACGAG TATGACTTCCTAGCATCGTCTCTGCTAGCTCTCGCTGCTCAACACCTGACCCTCTTCAACCAAGCCGACTACTCCGTGCAGGCTCTCGACCTCAGAGTATCTGCCATTAATGGCCTGAACCACGCCCTATCACGGCCCTGTCGCACGGCAGCTGAAGCCGACGCTCGGTACGCTGCCGTGATTGCCCTCACGTTTCAGTCGTCGTACATGTCTGATGGAATGATGGACTTTCTGGCCATGATGCGTGGCTGGATGCTCATCCAGACCACTCTGGTTGCAGATCATACGAAGTCCATGTTCTGCACTTTCACTCGTGAATCTTTCGTGGGAAGTATGGAGAGACATATTGAACAACATGAAGATGCTGGCAATGATACACTCATCCAAGACTGCCTTGCTTCACTGAAGACTGTTGAACCTCTATGTCGAGGTAATGCAGAACGACGCTATTGGTCTATGTTGGAGAGGCTCGCGCACCTGAGCACCGTATCTCCACGTAACG CATTTCTTGAGATGGTGCCTTGCTACGCCTTGACAAACAAGATGACGGACGACGAGTACACCGGCTTCACAGACCCTTCTAATCACGTGGCCCAAGTGCTCCTCGCACATTTCCTCATGCTAGACCACGTCTTGGAGACTTGTTTCTCCGAGACCACCACACGACATTTTGCTTTCAGCAAGGGCATTACACAGGCTTGGATCAACAATATTGCAAGTGCTCTTCCCAAGAGCTTCCAGAAGTACATGATGTGGCCGTTAGGTTTGGCCAGGGGTTTTGGAGAGTCTCCATGCTAG